In a single window of the Blastopirellula retiformator genome:
- a CDS encoding class I SAM-dependent methyltransferase, protein MDKSNTEDSAYSKYWARKKMLAQNVPAFPAKRWWATDGLCEIEQIFFDQIRSAESLLDVGAGDLRVMRKLQAAGFDKEYHTLDIGQEFDHTYASLDEVERTYDAIICLDVIEHLTLTDGLHMLSQMASKLAPGGTLIVQTPNARCVRNPWGTDMTHLHCYNITDLWAYLTCHDLNVSGYRVVFTTERRSFFQKIHDKASAYVASRLLGCDYADNIALLATRPK, encoded by the coding sequence ATGGACAAATCCAACACGGAAGACTCAGCCTACTCCAAGTACTGGGCACGCAAGAAAATGCTCGCCCAAAATGTCCCGGCCTTTCCTGCCAAGCGCTGGTGGGCGACCGACGGATTGTGCGAAATCGAGCAGATCTTCTTTGATCAGATTCGCTCTGCCGAGAGTCTGCTCGACGTAGGCGCTGGCGATCTCCGCGTGATGCGGAAGCTGCAAGCGGCGGGTTTCGACAAGGAGTACCACACGCTCGACATCGGCCAAGAATTCGACCATACCTACGCCAGTTTGGACGAGGTTGAGCGAACCTACGATGCGATCATTTGTCTCGATGTGATCGAGCATCTTACGCTGACCGACGGTTTACATATGCTGTCGCAAATGGCGTCCAAGTTGGCCCCCGGCGGAACGCTGATTGTGCAGACCCCCAACGCCCGATGCGTGCGAAATCCGTGGGGCACCGATATGACTCATCTCCACTGCTACAACATCACCGATCTGTGGGCCTATCTCACATGTCATGATCTCAATGTGAGCGGCTATCGCGTCGTCTTTACGACAGAGCGGCGAAGTTTCTTCCAGAAGATCCATGACAAGGCCTCCGCCTACGTCGCTTCTCGGTTGCTCGGCTGCGACTACGCCGACAATATCGCGTTGCTTGCGACGCGGCCGAAGTAG
- a CDS encoding PVC-type heme-binding CxxCH protein: MKRIAACLFTLALTANVFAQRDLKDIPDPDPAKELETFLIADGFEVNLYASDPAIAKPIQMNFDAEGRLWVASSSIYPQIEPGQKADDKIVVLIDKDKDGVAETSRVFADGLLIPTGVLPGDGGVYVANSTELLHMRDTDGDGKADQTRVVLSGFGTEDTHHILHTLRWGHDGNMYFNQSIYIHSHVETPYGVRRLDGGGIWRFRPETMDLDVLCKGFVNPWGHHFNRYGANFATDGAYMEGVNYVFPDSVFVSSPNARRLVNGLNPGSPKHCGLEILSGGALPADWQGNCITNDFRAHRVCRFILDEEGSGYSSRQGEELIKTSHVAFRPVDVKMGPDGAIYIADWYNPIIQHGEVDFRDERRDQTHGRIWRVTRKDMTPLQRQEIVGATEPELFEMLTAQEEWVRLWAKLTLKSRGADVVLPELEPWVANLDGNDPLYLQKKLEVLWIYQNLNIPNAAVLGELLVCDDHNIRAAAVRVASQWADRLADPLPMFAEAVTDPHPRVRLEAVCALSKLNSLEATETALDALDYPMDRFLDFALWSTLNELAPAWLPKAVKGEVALDKAPEKWLYAFAAVESGEVVAPALSLLNAPNLADGARRQSLDLAAQRGNPEQLRKLLEIVLDETASTDAARRAELLTTLSSAYEKRKVKPAGDLTSVGELLDAHSDAVAIAAANAVGLWQVADLRDELAALATADSTAIQQAALSALAQLKAREDLIALADKSESPQLRAAATAALVGVVPKAAAARTVALLTEAKPSAVADIVAPYLMRKGGQATLAAALEGAKLNGDVAKMAIRAVRTSPQPEQGLIAAIGSAGGVGQGDAKQWTDAELAGITKAIPGGDPAKGEMIFRQAELNCTKCHAIGPAGGLVGPNLISLGASAQPDYVVESLLRPSAKLKENYNSLILLLDDGRVVSGIPVRRTAEELFLRDAEDKEVAVPIEAIEEQKDGQSLMPAGAVDQLTTEEIVDLAAFLSQLGKVGPYSISPTPIVRRWEALEWTQAASNRLNRTSSNLAATGDPAMEWGSRYSKVDGTLPLEKLPKFRPHRNTPQISFVRFQLNVAKAGKITLDLGDVTGLKLWDGPSPTPIEQQMTFDWPQGEKQITLEIDREVRQTPIKVEVLEAQSTGRAEPIGGK; the protein is encoded by the coding sequence ATGAAACGCATCGCCGCTTGCCTCTTTACGCTCGCCCTGACCGCCAACGTCTTCGCGCAGCGCGACTTGAAAGACATCCCCGATCCCGATCCGGCCAAAGAGCTGGAGACCTTCCTCATCGCCGACGGTTTTGAGGTCAATCTCTATGCTTCCGACCCGGCGATCGCCAAGCCGATTCAAATGAACTTTGACGCTGAAGGCCGCCTCTGGGTCGCTTCCAGCAGCATCTATCCGCAGATCGAACCAGGCCAGAAAGCGGACGACAAGATCGTCGTGCTGATCGACAAAGACAAAGATGGCGTCGCCGAGACGAGCCGCGTTTTTGCCGATGGCCTGCTGATCCCGACCGGCGTGCTGCCCGGCGATGGCGGCGTCTATGTCGCCAACAGCACCGAACTGCTCCACATGCGCGACACCGATGGCGACGGCAAAGCCGATCAGACTCGCGTTGTCCTCTCCGGCTTTGGTACCGAAGACACCCACCACATTTTGCATACGTTGCGGTGGGGCCATGACGGCAACATGTACTTCAACCAGTCGATCTACATCCACAGCCATGTCGAAACCCCGTACGGCGTTCGCCGGCTCGATGGCGGCGGCATCTGGCGATTCCGGCCAGAGACGATGGACCTGGACGTCCTCTGCAAAGGGTTCGTCAATCCGTGGGGGCATCACTTCAATCGGTATGGCGCCAACTTCGCTACCGACGGCGCTTACATGGAAGGGGTCAACTACGTCTTCCCCGATTCGGTCTTCGTTTCGTCGCCAAATGCCCGCCGGTTGGTCAATGGTTTGAATCCCGGCTCGCCCAAACATTGCGGGCTCGAGATCCTCAGTGGCGGCGCGTTGCCGGCCGATTGGCAAGGGAACTGCATCACTAACGACTTCCGGGCTCACCGCGTTTGCCGCTTCATCCTGGACGAAGAAGGCTCCGGCTATTCGAGCCGCCAAGGCGAAGAGTTGATCAAGACGTCGCACGTTGCGTTTCGCCCGGTCGACGTCAAAATGGGCCCAGACGGCGCGATCTACATCGCCGACTGGTACAACCCGATCATCCAACATGGCGAAGTCGACTTCCGCGACGAGCGTCGTGACCAAACGCACGGCCGCATCTGGCGGGTGACGCGCAAAGACATGACGCCGCTCCAGCGGCAAGAGATCGTCGGCGCGACCGAGCCGGAGCTGTTCGAGATGCTGACCGCCCAGGAAGAATGGGTTCGCCTGTGGGCCAAGCTGACGCTGAAGTCGCGCGGCGCTGATGTGGTGCTGCCCGAACTAGAGCCGTGGGTCGCCAACCTCGACGGCAACGATCCGCTCTACCTGCAGAAGAAGCTCGAGGTGCTGTGGATCTACCAGAACCTGAACATCCCCAACGCCGCGGTCCTGGGCGAACTGCTGGTCTGCGACGATCACAACATCCGGGCGGCCGCGGTCCGCGTCGCGTCGCAATGGGCCGATCGCCTGGCCGATCCGCTGCCGATGTTCGCCGAAGCGGTCACTGATCCGCATCCCCGCGTTCGACTCGAGGCGGTTTGCGCCTTGTCGAAACTGAATAGCCTGGAAGCGACCGAGACGGCGCTGGACGCCCTCGACTATCCGATGGATCGCTTCCTCGACTTCGCCCTTTGGAGCACGCTGAACGAACTTGCGCCTGCCTGGCTGCCGAAGGCGGTCAAAGGCGAGGTTGCCCTGGATAAGGCGCCCGAGAAATGGCTTTACGCCTTCGCCGCGGTCGAATCGGGCGAAGTGGTCGCCCCGGCGCTGTCGCTGCTGAACGCGCCTAACCTGGCCGATGGCGCCCGACGCCAATCGCTCGACCTGGCCGCCCAACGGGGCAACCCAGAGCAACTGCGGAAGCTGCTCGAAATTGTTTTGGACGAAACGGCCAGCACCGATGCCGCTCGCCGCGCTGAATTGCTGACGACCCTCTCTTCCGCCTACGAAAAGCGGAAGGTGAAACCAGCCGGCGATTTGACTTCGGTCGGCGAACTGCTCGACGCCCATAGCGACGCCGTCGCGATCGCCGCCGCCAACGCGGTTGGCTTGTGGCAAGTTGCCGACCTGCGCGACGAGCTGGCCGCCCTAGCGACCGCCGATTCGACCGCCATCCAGCAAGCCGCGCTGAGCGCCCTCGCGCAGTTGAAAGCCCGGGAAGACCTGATCGCCCTGGCCGACAAGTCGGAGAGCCCGCAGCTGCGAGCCGCCGCGACCGCCGCTTTGGTGGGCGTCGTGCCGAAAGCGGCCGCTGCTCGCACGGTCGCCCTGCTGACCGAAGCGAAGCCGTCGGCCGTGGCCGACATTGTCGCCCCTTACCTGATGCGAAAAGGTGGTCAGGCCACGTTGGCCGCCGCGCTTGAAGGCGCCAAGCTGAACGGCGACGTCGCCAAGATGGCGATTCGCGCCGTGCGAACTTCGCCCCAGCCCGAGCAAGGCTTGATCGCTGCGATTGGCTCGGCCGGCGGCGTGGGTCAAGGAGACGCCAAGCAGTGGACCGACGCAGAGTTGGCCGGCATCACCAAGGCGATCCCCGGCGGCGATCCAGCCAAGGGGGAAATGATCTTCCGCCAGGCCGAACTCAACTGCACCAAGTGCCACGCCATCGGCCCGGCCGGCGGCTTGGTCGGCCCGAACCTGATCAGCCTCGGCGCCAGCGCTCAGCCCGACTACGTGGTCGAGTCGCTGCTGCGGCCCAGCGCCAAGCTGAAGGAGAACTACAACTCGCTGATCTTGCTGCTGGATGACGGCCGCGTCGTCAGCGGCATTCCGGTTCGCCGGACCGCCGAAGAGTTGTTCCTACGTGATGCCGAAGACAAGGAAGTCGCCGTCCCGATCGAAGCGATCGAGGAGCAGAAAGATGGGCAGTCGCTGATGCCGGCCGGCGCCGTCGATCAGCTGACGACCGAAGAGATCGTCGACCTCGCCGCGTTCCTGTCGCAGCTGGGTAAGGTCGGTCCGTACTCGATCAGCCCGACGCCAATCGTCCGCCGCTGGGAGGCGCTCGAGTGGACGCAGGCCGCCAGCAACCGCTTGAACCGCACCAGCAGCAACCTCGCCGCCACGGGCGATCCGGCCATGGAGTGGGGCTCGCGCTATAGCAAGGTCGACGGCACGTTGCCGCTGGAAAAACTGCCAAAGTTCCGGCCGCACCGCAACACGCCGCAGATCTCGTTCGTGCGGTTCCAGCTGAATGTCGCCAAGGCAGGCAAGATCACGCTCGACCTGGGTGACGTCACCGGCCTCAAGCTATGGGACGGCCCCAGCCCAACCCCGATCGAACAGCAGATGACCTTCGATTGGCCCCAGGGAGAAAAACAAATCACCCTGGAAATCGACCGCGAAGTCCGCCAGACGCCGATCAAAGTCGAGGTCCTCGAAGCCCAGTCGACCGGCCGGGCCGAACCAATCGGCGGCAAGTAG